The following coding sequences lie in one Frigoribacterium sp. SL97 genomic window:
- a CDS encoding sensor histidine kinase: MHARLSQWWNEISIRTKITGITVTLVTLGLVVAGLGTMTVLSTYLMGQVDTSLRNSATNFTSASFDQADSRSCTVNFAGLTSSYVAILDDEGDLICDTRSQLSSATDAPDLTGVGVAGAPLDEAFNRYNSSRDNEWRLFAHAAALRSTDAQGSVTTVPAVIVAGTNLAGTNATIGRFGGIFLGFGLSVVVLGAALTRLLVTSTFAPLRDVEATAARFADGDFTQRLDSTTPNTEVGRLNRSLNTMLNRIDSAFDDRAKTIDQMRRFVGDASHELRTPLVSLRGYAELYRMGALTKPEDVAQAMDRIEKEAIRMGVLVQDLLALARLDESKPLELGPVDLVQLARDSALDTMASNPDRDIDVIVLEPVLAPSPTPADGDDTQADGRSPETASPAANTPATGTALTGAAVGATSPISFAGATLARLRSLRARAVRNGDTATAAQLQDEVQRFEAPAIVHGEENKIRQVITNLMGNAMRFTEPDSPIELVVQSDPGRGVATVAIVDHGEGIPPQIREKIFQRFWRADSSRTRDTGGSGLGLAIVSGIVAAHGGSVDVDDTPGGGATFRVALPLMPADAVIAAEPAGVTA, translated from the coding sequence ATGCACGCTCGCCTCTCGCAGTGGTGGAACGAGATCTCCATCCGCACCAAGATCACCGGCATCACGGTGACCCTGGTCACCCTCGGCCTCGTCGTCGCCGGCCTGGGCACGATGACCGTCCTGAGCACCTACCTCATGGGTCAGGTCGACACGTCCCTGCGGAACTCGGCGACCAACTTCACCAGCGCCTCGTTCGACCAGGCGGACTCCCGCTCGTGCACCGTGAACTTCGCGGGCCTGACCAGCAGCTACGTCGCGATCCTCGACGACGAGGGCGATCTCATCTGCGACACCCGTTCGCAGCTGTCGAGTGCCACCGACGCCCCCGACCTCACGGGCGTCGGCGTCGCCGGCGCTCCCCTCGACGAGGCCTTCAACCGGTACAACTCGAGCCGCGACAACGAGTGGCGCCTCTTCGCCCACGCGGCCGCCCTGCGCTCGACCGACGCCCAGGGCAGCGTGACGACCGTGCCCGCCGTCATCGTGGCCGGAACCAACCTGGCGGGCACCAATGCGACGATCGGGCGCTTCGGCGGCATCTTCCTGGGGTTCGGCCTCTCGGTCGTCGTGCTCGGCGCCGCCCTCACCCGCCTGCTCGTCACGTCGACCTTCGCGCCGCTGCGTGACGTCGAGGCCACGGCGGCCCGCTTCGCCGACGGCGACTTCACCCAGCGGCTCGACTCGACGACGCCGAACACCGAGGTCGGGCGTCTGAACCGATCCCTCAACACGATGCTCAACCGGATCGACAGCGCCTTCGACGACCGGGCCAAGACGATCGACCAGATGCGCCGCTTCGTCGGCGACGCCAGTCACGAGCTCCGGACGCCGCTCGTCTCCCTCCGCGGCTACGCCGAGCTCTACCGTATGGGTGCCCTGACGAAACCCGAGGACGTGGCCCAGGCCATGGACAGGATCGAGAAGGAGGCCATCCGCATGGGCGTCCTGGTGCAGGACCTGCTCGCCCTCGCCCGTCTCGACGAGTCCAAGCCGCTCGAGCTCGGCCCCGTCGACCTCGTCCAGCTCGCCCGCGACTCGGCCCTCGACACCATGGCGTCGAACCCCGATCGCGACATCGACGTGATCGTGCTCGAGCCCGTCCTCGCGCCGTCGCCCACCCCGGCCGACGGCGACGACACCCAGGCCGACGGACGGTCCCCCGAGACGGCCTCGCCCGCCGCGAACACCCCCGCGACGGGCACGGCGCTCACGGGCGCAGCCGTCGGCGCGACGAGCCCGATCTCGTTCGCGGGCGCGACCCTCGCGCGCCTCCGCAGCCTGAGGGCTCGGGCCGTCCGCAACGGCGACACGGCGACGGCCGCCCAGCTGCAGGACGAGGTGCAGAGGTTCGAGGCCCCGGCCATCGTGCACGGCGAAGAGAACAAGATCCGTCAGGTGATCACCAACCTGATGGGCAACGCCATGCGGTTCACCGAGCCGGACAGCCCGATCGAACTCGTGGTGCAGTCCGACCCCGGACGCGGTGTGGCCACCGTCGCCATCGTCGACCACGGCGAGGGCATCCCGCCGCAGATCCGCGAGAAGATCTTCCAGCGGTTCTGGCGTGCCGACTCGTCCCGCACGCGCGACACCGGTGGCAGCGGCCTCGGCCTGGCCATCGTCTCGGGCATCGTCGCGGCCCACGGCGGCTCGGTGGACGTCGACGACACCCCCGGCGGTGGAGCCACCTTCCGTGTGGCCCTGCCGCTGATGCCCGCCGACGCCGTCATCGCGGCCGAGCCCGCCGGCGTGACCGCCTAG